Proteins encoded within one genomic window of uncultured Desulfobacter sp.:
- a CDS encoding DUF4198 domain-containing protein, with translation MKHLITTISTLAILALTVPAFAHFQMIYTPESALNKGGKIPLAIVFTHPFEAGHTMDMGTPEQFFVTRSRGENTPKKTDLLPTLKPIKWTSLTNAGAAYETTYSARGGDHIFCLVPAPYYEAGEDAYIQQSTKMILNVGGEPGAWSEPIGLDCEIVPLCKPYDRWTGNVFQGRVLFKGKPVAGAEIEIEFLNHQPLLDKKAFAKEAAAVAPQDAFVLQTIFADDNGVFTFGIPKAGWWGFAALGLDPEGAFKGKECSKDAVIWIQAQDMN, from the coding sequence ATGAAACATCTTATTACCACCATCAGCACCCTGGCCATTTTGGCACTTACCGTACCGGCATTTGCCCACTTTCAGATGATTTATACCCCTGAAAGCGCATTGAATAAAGGGGGCAAAATTCCTTTGGCCATCGTTTTCACCCATCCCTTTGAAGCCGGCCACACCATGGACATGGGCACCCCGGAACAATTTTTTGTGACCCGTTCAAGGGGTGAAAATACGCCTAAAAAAACGGATCTTCTGCCAACGCTGAAACCCATTAAATGGACCAGCCTGACCAATGCCGGCGCCGCCTATGAAACCACCTATTCCGCAAGAGGCGGCGACCATATCTTCTGTTTAGTACCTGCCCCCTACTATGAAGCCGGCGAAGACGCATATATCCAGCAGTCTACCAAAATGATTTTAAATGTAGGCGGAGAGCCCGGGGCCTGGTCAGAGCCTATAGGTCTTGACTGCGAGATTGTTCCCCTGTGCAAACCCTATGACCGCTGGACCGGCAACGTATTTCAGGGCAGAGTGCTGTTCAAAGGCAAACCTGTGGCCGGCGCCGAAATTGAAATTGAATTTTTAAACCATCAGCCTTTGCTTGACAAAAAAGCCTTTGCCAAAGAAGCCGCTGCTGTTGCCCCACAGGATGCCTTTGTGCTGCAGACCATTTTTGCCGATGACAACGGCGTTTTCACCTTTGGCATCCCCAAGGCCGGATGGTGGGGTTTTGCAGCCTTAGGGCTTGACCCCGAAGGAGCTTTTAAGGGCAAAGAGTGCTCCAAGGATGCAGTGATCTGGATTCAGGCCCAAGATATGAACTAA
- a CDS encoding ABC transporter ATP-binding protein, with translation MHPVIHVDHLCHCYGNHYIYKDLNFSIVPGKIYGLLGKNGVGKTTLIKILMGFLRPVSGTCKVFNEPSHALSPAARARIGLLFEGHVAYEFMSIRQIEKFYAPFYPNWDAGIYYRMVEKLNLGYSHQIRQMSCGQRSQVVLGLLMAQQPELLLLDDYSIGLDAGYRRLFLDEMRNYLAGGNRTVLLTSHVIQDMENFVDEVIFLEHGGNVMNIRLDKFQRRFSCFRLPVKTCIPVNGSNHGIRPNMQKEKLLGACPLLKNIELHPTHWDLFTFASKEDLFPALDTAGVSSSLLEPVSLSLEDAFIGYTGRYS, from the coding sequence ATGCACCCTGTAATTCATGTTGACCACCTTTGCCACTGTTACGGCAACCATTATATTTACAAAGACCTGAACTTTTCCATTGTCCCTGGAAAAATATACGGGCTGTTAGGCAAAAACGGTGTGGGCAAAACCACGCTGATTAAAATATTAATGGGATTTTTACGGCCTGTATCCGGTACCTGCAAAGTATTCAACGAGCCTTCCCATGCCCTGTCACCTGCCGCCCGGGCCCGGATCGGGCTCTTATTTGAAGGCCATGTGGCCTATGAGTTCATGTCCATTCGCCAGATCGAAAAATTTTATGCCCCGTTTTATCCAAACTGGGATGCCGGTATCTACTACAGGATGGTGGAAAAATTAAATCTTGGGTATAGTCATCAGATCCGCCAGATGTCCTGTGGCCAGCGCTCCCAGGTGGTGCTCGGGCTGTTGATGGCCCAGCAACCGGAACTGTTGCTGTTAGACGACTACTCTATCGGACTGGATGCGGGATACCGAAGACTTTTTCTTGATGAGATGCGCAACTATTTAGCCGGCGGCAACCGCACTGTGCTTTTAACTTCCCACGTGATTCAGGATATGGAAAATTTTGTGGATGAAGTCATTTTCCTGGAACATGGGGGAAATGTGATGAATATCCGTCTTGATAAGTTTCAAAGACGATTTTCCTGTTTCCGGCTGCCGGTAAAAACCTGCATCCCGGTTAACGGTTCAAACCATGGTATCCGACCAAACATGCAAAAAGAGAAACTGCTTGGGGCCTGTCCATTACTCAAAAACATAGAGCTACACCCGACCCATTGGGATCTATTCACATTTGCATCCAAAGAAGATCTGTTCCCAGCGCTGGACACAGCCGGTGTAAGCAGCAGTCTGCTTGAACCGGTTTCTTTAAGTCTGGAAGATGCCTTTATTGGTTACACGGGAAGGTATTCATGA
- a CDS encoding DUF4857 domain-containing protein has protein sequence MNRSSIAVYAILIILVSAAYLPMLYDKMFMDEVEKTHLFYSPVSHDFILKEKIVGKVPQAAQGMAEDHHSNIAYIKADGTYVPRKTFEQHLPFIFYKNMEIWGLLPITLNGCTFDKQTIKSNRRVLELKARDLPGKSPDVPFFPLLESNPGQARLVFPEDRFRMTDTAMEFIYARTNTLDTVLTKMYTITLKKRGFKFPARSVNGKFTVLKPFDEGVFIVDHNYRIFHIKRVDDKPLIKQTPIPPDLKIRAIKISENKQKQYYGLALAEDGRIFLLGYDNYRLTPIPLAGYDPDRMDLKLIFNPLYCTAVYSDETTIRAVAMDKNFTPVKTYEHTMSRATATAATHIREILFPFILKVGPTQQSGYVTARLLPGSLWSFTGMGLFTLLFVAGSKMMTGAWPGSLPIIIITLTGIYGLAAMTTATACE, from the coding sequence ATGAATCGAAGTTCCATTGCCGTATACGCCATTTTAATCATCCTGGTATCTGCGGCTTACTTGCCCATGCTCTACGACAAAATGTTTATGGATGAGGTGGAAAAAACCCATCTGTTTTACAGTCCGGTGAGTCATGATTTTATTTTAAAAGAAAAAATTGTGGGAAAGGTACCTCAGGCGGCCCAGGGTATGGCCGAGGACCATCACAGCAATATTGCCTACATCAAGGCTGACGGCACCTATGTACCGCGCAAAACCTTTGAACAGCACCTGCCTTTTATTTTTTATAAAAACATGGAGATCTGGGGGCTTTTACCTATTACTTTAAACGGATGCACCTTTGATAAACAGACCATCAAGTCGAATCGAAGGGTGCTGGAACTCAAAGCCCGCGATCTGCCGGGCAAATCCCCTGACGTACCGTTTTTCCCACTGCTGGAGTCAAACCCCGGACAAGCCAGGCTGGTGTTCCCCGAGGACCGGTTCCGTATGACAGATACGGCCATGGAGTTCATCTATGCGAGAACAAATACCCTGGACACCGTTCTAACCAAAATGTACACCATCACCCTTAAAAAAAGAGGGTTTAAGTTTCCGGCCCGGTCGGTAAACGGCAAGTTTACCGTACTCAAGCCCTTTGACGAAGGGGTCTTTATTGTGGATCATAATTACCGGATTTTTCACATTAAACGGGTGGATGACAAACCTTTAATCAAACAGACCCCCATTCCACCGGATTTAAAAATCAGAGCCATAAAAATATCCGAAAACAAACAGAAACAATACTATGGCCTTGCCCTTGCTGAAGACGGCCGCATCTTTCTTTTAGGGTATGACAACTACCGGCTGACGCCCATTCCTTTAGCCGGGTATGACCCGGACCGCATGGACCTAAAGCTGATATTCAATCCCTTGTATTGCACAGCCGTCTATTCAGATGAGACAACTATCCGGGCTGTGGCCATGGATAAAAATTTTACACCTGTTAAAACCTATGAACACACCATGTCCAGGGCGACGGCCACCGCGGCCACCCATATCCGGGAAATATTGTTTCCCTTTATCCTTAAAGTCGGCCCGACACAACAGAGCGGATATGTAACAGCCCGACTTCTCCCCGGTAGCCTCTGGTCATTCACCGGCATGGGGCTTTTCACCCTGCTGTTTGTTGCAGGCTCAAAAATGATGACAGGCGCATGGCCCGGAAGCTTGCCTATCATCATCATAACCCTGACCGGAATTTACGGCCTGGCTGCCATGACCACAGCCACAGCCTGTGAATGA
- a CDS encoding DUF4198 domain-containing protein — translation MKFYTPAHPNFSLRHALLLIPILICLTASSVFGHTLYIQSSRYLASEGKSIPFFFCYGHFTPVADGIRGKKLNKVQVIAPNGQAQTVEIMDGKGLHSHMVEYNAPGIWGLTTETTPGYYTYYKDKNGKERHAIKSIDQIKNRLGQVIRSYYSKQYAKTYVKCDTPTEPFPANLGLPLELVPTQNLFDLKPGSTLALDVYLDGKPYTGKGTWDATYMGFSTQAEDNFYPHTQVEGSRVSIPLPNPGRWFIRYFIKVDAPEQDKDKYLQMKLTASLTLQIDNKRKTPEPQSH, via the coding sequence ATGAAATTCTACACCCCGGCTCATCCTAACTTTTCACTTCGACATGCATTGTTACTGATCCCGATACTGATCTGCCTGACAGCGTCCAGTGTATTCGGTCACACCCTCTACATCCAGTCTTCCCGCTACCTGGCCAGTGAAGGCAAATCCATTCCGTTTTTCTTCTGTTACGGCCACTTCACACCTGTGGCGGACGGTATCCGGGGTAAAAAACTGAACAAGGTCCAGGTTATTGCACCCAACGGCCAGGCCCAAACCGTTGAAATAATGGACGGCAAAGGGCTGCATTCACACATGGTGGAGTACAACGCCCCCGGGATATGGGGATTGACCACTGAAACAACGCCTGGATATTACACTTACTATAAGGATAAAAACGGCAAAGAGCGGCATGCCATCAAATCCATTGACCAAATTAAAAACCGGCTTGGCCAGGTCATTAGAAGTTATTATTCCAAACAATACGCCAAAACCTATGTGAAATGCGATACCCCCACAGAGCCTTTCCCAGCCAACCTGGGCCTGCCTTTGGAACTGGTCCCCACACAGAATCTGTTTGATCTCAAACCAGGCAGTACGCTGGCCCTTGATGTGTACCTGGACGGCAAACCATATACAGGTAAAGGCACATGGGATGCAACTTACATGGGTTTTTCCACCCAGGCAGAAGACAATTTTTACCCGCACACACAAGTTGAGGGTTCAAGGGTTTCCATTCCCCTCCCCAACCCGGGCAGATGGTTTATCCGCTATTTTATCAAAGTAGATGCCCCTGAACAGGACAAAGACAAATATCTTCAGATGAAGCTGACCGCCTCGTTGACATTACAAATTGATAATAAACGAAAAACACCCGAGCCCCAATCCCATTAA
- a CDS encoding efflux transporter outer membrane subunit: MQKRFLFLSDALRSKICLIFIFVTLLTGCKAVGPDYRQPDLFPEGPWHAPMQKGLAQIPADPEQLAQWWTVLNDPVLTDLISRAVQNNPDVKLALERIRQYRLLKGIKQSDRLPTVNASGGASWSGTSNEGGTGTVSKAYSAGLDASWEIDLFGRIQRSIEAADATLSAKQEVLRDALVSLVGDLAASYIDVRTAQIRLNVVRQSINSQTESFQLTQWQNQAGLTDELDVHQARYSLENAKAQIPSLESTLSEAMNRVAVLSGLAPGTLNEKLIPPYPLPMLPATIAVGLPADALRRRPDIREAEYELIAQTAQVGVATADLYPKLTLSGSIGVDALSPAELIDNTLDPSHWARSLAASLSHTLFDAGAIRKNIKVQDSLQEQALIQYESAILSALEEVENALVAYVKEQIRLEHLTVAAEQARIAEDLAKKKYESGLVDFTTVLTSQQNVLSYESDLATSQGACVSNLIFLYKVLGGGWTPVESDIPKGEQLKPETEQTS, translated from the coding sequence ATGCAAAAACGTTTTTTATTTCTGTCAGACGCCCTTAGGTCAAAAATCTGTCTAATTTTTATTTTTGTAACGCTGCTCACGGGCTGCAAAGCCGTAGGGCCGGACTATAGACAGCCGGACCTTTTCCCTGAAGGGCCTTGGCATGCCCCCATGCAAAAGGGATTGGCCCAGATACCGGCAGACCCGGAACAGCTGGCCCAATGGTGGACCGTGCTCAATGATCCGGTGCTCACGGATCTGATATCCCGTGCAGTTCAAAATAATCCGGATGTAAAACTGGCCCTGGAACGTATTCGTCAATACCGGCTGCTCAAGGGAATTAAACAATCAGACAGGTTGCCCACCGTCAATGCCTCGGGGGGGGCGTCGTGGAGCGGTACCAGCAATGAAGGCGGTACCGGCACCGTTTCCAAGGCCTATAGCGCGGGACTTGATGCAAGCTGGGAAATTGACCTGTTCGGCCGGATACAACGCTCCATTGAAGCTGCGGACGCAACGCTTTCAGCCAAACAGGAGGTGCTGCGAGACGCTTTGGTCAGCCTCGTGGGAGACCTTGCCGCAAGTTACATTGATGTACGAACGGCCCAGATACGCCTGAATGTTGTCCGACAAAGCATTAACTCCCAGACAGAATCATTCCAGCTCACCCAGTGGCAGAACCAGGCGGGCCTCACCGATGAACTGGATGTTCACCAGGCCCGGTACAGCCTGGAAAATGCCAAAGCCCAGATTCCGTCCCTTGAATCCACCCTGTCCGAGGCCATGAACCGCGTAGCCGTGCTCTCGGGTCTTGCCCCCGGCACCCTGAATGAAAAACTGATCCCCCCCTACCCTTTGCCCATGCTGCCGGCGACCATTGCCGTTGGGCTTCCTGCAGACGCCCTGCGCCGCCGGCCCGATATCAGAGAGGCTGAGTACGAACTCATTGCCCAGACCGCCCAGGTGGGCGTGGCCACGGCAGACCTTTATCCTAAATTGACCCTGTCCGGCTCCATTGGCGTGGATGCCCTGAGCCCTGCCGAGCTCATAGACAATACGCTGGATCCTTCCCACTGGGCCCGGTCTCTGGCCGCAAGCCTCTCCCATACCCTGTTTGATGCCGGCGCTATTCGTAAAAATATAAAAGTCCAGGACTCATTGCAGGAACAGGCCCTGATACAATACGAATCGGCGATCCTCTCTGCCCTGGAAGAGGTGGAAAATGCCCTGGTGGCCTACGTCAAGGAACAGATCCGGCTGGAACACCTGACCGTTGCCGCCGAACAGGCCCGGATTGCTGAAGATCTGGCCAAAAAAAAATACGAATCCGGTCTTGTTGATTTCACCACGGTGCTGACATCCCAGCAGAACGTGTTATCCTATGAAAGTGATCTTGCCACAAGCCAGGGGGCCTGTGTCTCCAATCTGATCTTCCTTTATAAAGTCCTTGGCGGGGGCTGGACCCCGGTCGAATCTGACATCCCAAAGGGCGAACAACTCAAACCTGAAACAGAGCAAACCTCTTAA